A window from Mus caroli chromosome 2, CAROLI_EIJ_v1.1, whole genome shotgun sequence encodes these proteins:
- the Npdc1 gene encoding neural proliferation differentiation and control protein 1, giving the protein MATPVPPPSPRHLRLLRLLLSGLILGAALNGATARRPDATTCPGSLDCALKRRAKCPPGAHACGPCLQSFQEDQRGFCVPRKHLSSGEGLPQPRLEEEIDSLAQELALKEKEAGHSRLTTQPLLEASQKLLEPAATLGFSQWGQRLEPGLPSTHGTSSPIPHTSLSSRASSGPVQMSPLEPQGRHGNGLTLVLILAFCLASSAALAVAALCWCRLQREIRLTQKADYAATAKGPTSPSTPRVSPGDQRLAHSAEMYHYQHQRQQMLCLERHKEPPKELESASSDEENEDGDFTVYECPGLAPTGEMEVRNPLFDHSTLSAPVPGPHSLPPLQ; this is encoded by the exons ATGGCGACGCCCGTCCCTCCGCCTTCCCCGCGGCACCTGCggctgctgcggctgctgctcTCCGGCCTCATCCTAGGAGCGGCCCTGAATGGTGCCACCGCCCGCCGCCCGG ATGCTACCACCTGTCCTGGAAGCCTGGATTGTGCACTGAAGAGGCGGGCAAAATGCCCACCAGGGGCACATGCCTGTGGACCATGCCTTCAGTCCTTCCAGGAAGACCAGCGAGGGTTCTGTGTGCCAAGAAAACACCTATCTTCTG GGGAGGGCCTGCCCCAGCCCAGACTGGAAGAGGAGATCGATTCTCTGGCCCAGGAACTGGCGCTGAAGGAGAAGGAGGCGGGGCACTCAAGGCTGACCACACAGCCCTTGCTTGAGGCTTCGCAGAAGCTCCTGGAGCCTG CAGCTACCCTGGGATTCTCACAGTGGGGTCAACGACTGGAGCCCGGGCTCCCCTCTACTCATGGAACCTCTTCACCTATACCCCATACTTCCTTGAGTTCCCGGGCATCCTCTGGACCTGTGCAGATGTCCCCGCTGGAGCCCCAGGGAAGGCATGGGAATGGCCTCACCCTTG TGCTGATCCTGGCTTTCTGCTTGGCAAGCTCAGCTGCCCTGGCTGTGGCAGCCCTCTGCTGGTGTAG GCTTCAGCGAGAGATCCGCCTGACTCAGAAGGCTGACTATGCTGCCACAGCTAAGGGGCCCACTTCACCTTCAACACCACGAGTCTCG CCTGGGGATCAGCGGCTGGCACACAGTGCTGAGATGTACCATTATCAGCACcagagacagcagatgctgtgccTAGAACG GCATAAGGAACCTCCAAAGGAACTGGAGTCAGCTTCCTCCGATGAGGAGAATGAAGATGGCGACTTCACTGTGTATGAGTGCCCAGGCCTGGCGCCA ACAGGGGAGATGGAGGTGCGCAACCCACTGTTTGACCATTCCACGCTGTCAGCACCAGTGCCTGGTCCCCATTCCTTGCCGCCGCTGCAGTGA